From a region of the Castanea sativa cultivar Marrone di Chiusa Pesio chromosome 10, ASM4071231v1 genome:
- the LOC142612497 gene encoding uncharacterized protein LOC142612497: MAEHFKHEEIDLSETKAMSPTPVLIAAMNGITEVVEKILKNYPIAMHEMHENKNIILLTVEHKQPDVYELLLSLKQKGIINDSVFFEVDRTGNSALHLAATEAKFNWPVPGAASQMQWEIKWYEFVKNSMQRRIPLLNKNGQTSEEIFTESHKGLVKEGSKWLTDVSNAGMVVAGIFVAVTLTMSTTVLDSAKEGNKRGKPSNLFAGSSFFSFCTSFLAVVMFLSIAASSFLVCADLPSAYNILFSHPVSAILSFGVGNLQEGAKT, encoded by the exons ATGGCAGAGCATTTTAAACATGAAGAGATTGATCTGTCAGAGACTAAGGCAATGAGTCCAACACCTGTGCTAATTGCAGCAATGAATGGAATTACTGAAGTCGTTGAGAAAATCCTTAAAAATTATCCCATAGCCATGCATGAGATGCATGAAAATAAGAACATAATACTATTGACAGTGGAGCATAAGCAACCCGATGTATATGAGCTTCTACTCTCACTCAAGCAGAAAGGTATTATAAATGACAGCGTATTCTTTGAAGTCGATCGTACAGGAAATAGTGCATTGCATCTTGCTGCCACAGAAGCAAAATTTAATTGGCCTGTTCCAGGAGCAGCATCCCAAATGCAATGGGAAATCAAATGGTATGAG TTTGTAAAGAACTCCATGCAAAGAAGAATTCCTCTCCTTAACAAGAATGGCCAAACCTCAGAGGAGATCTTCACCGAAAGCCACAAGGGTCTTGTTAAAGAGGGCAGCAAGTGGCTAACCGACGTATCAAATGCAGGCATGGTTGTAGCAGGTATCTTTGTCGCGGTTACCTTGACCATGTCCACCACAGTGCTTGATAGTGCCAAAGAAGGAAATAAACGTGGGAAGCCATCCAATCTTTTCGCTGGCTCATCATTTTTCTCCTTCTGCACTTCATTCTTAGCAGTGGTCATGTTCCTTTCAATTGCTGCATCAAG CTTTCTTGTATGCGCTGACCTGCCTTCTGCTTATAATATTCTTTTCTCTCACCCAGTTTCCGCTATACTTTCATTTGGTGTGGGCAACCTTCAAGAAGGTGCCAAAACGTAA
- the LOC142612499 gene encoding uncharacterized protein LOC142612499, which translates to MDTVQAQPSYPNLDIARLPQSAAIGRWDIVLSICRENGLLNVPITKMGGTVLHIAAYHKQEMIFEQVLQQLRPPGSLLAKVSLKRKNDLGNTPLHYAAEVGSKKICRSMIRFDRAESATLLSVRNNEGETPLFLAALHGHIDVFLYLHLKCHPGREHSNYCTRNNGDTILHRAISEEHYGELYREVDYYY; encoded by the coding sequence ATGGATACTGTTCAAGCGCAACCATCCTATCCCAACCTTGACATTGCAAGATTGCCTCAAAGTGCAGCCATTGGTCGTTGGGATATAGTCCTTAGCATATGTCGAGAAAACGGGCTTTTAAATGTCCCGATCACCAAGATGGGGGGCACGGTACTCCACATAGCAGCGTACCATAAACAAGAAATGATTTTTGAACAAGTTCTACAACAATTACGCCCGCCGGGAAGTCTTCTGGCTaaagtttctttaaaaaggaaaaacgaTTTAGGAAATACTCCTCTTCACTATGCAGCAGAAGTGGGGAGCAAGAAGATATGTCGTAGCATGATTAGATTTGATAGAGCAGAATCAGCAACGTTGCTAAGTGTTCGTAACAACGAAGGCGAGACCCCTCTCTTCTTAGCAGCACTTCACGGACACATAGATGTTTTTCTTTACCTCCATCTTAAATGCCACCCTGGAAGAGAACACTCCAATTACTGTACAAGGAATAATGGTGACACTATTCTCCATCGTGCCATCTCTGAAGAACACTATGGTGAGTTATATAGGGAAGTGGATTACTATTACTAA